Proteins encoded together in one Amphritea japonica ATCC BAA-1530 window:
- a CDS encoding helix-turn-helix domain-containing protein, with amino-acid sequence MDKSILEVVHEGVKDLNDAGVMDEITLREFDALCLPPVKNYSALEIQQIRKRNKASQGVFAAYLNTTKSTVQKWEQGQKKPSAPSLKLLNMVDQKGIEILA; translated from the coding sequence GTGGATAAATCAATTTTAGAAGTAGTACATGAGGGTGTAAAAGACCTCAATGATGCAGGGGTAATGGACGAGATAACCCTGCGTGAATTTGATGCTTTATGCCTGCCGCCAGTGAAGAATTACAGTGCTCTGGAAATCCAGCAAATCCGTAAAAGAAACAAAGCCAGCCAGGGCGTATTTGCCGCCTACCTTAACACCACCAAATCAACGGTACAGAAATGGGAACAAGGTCAGAAAAAGCCCAGCGCTCCCTCGCTAAAACTGCTGAATATGGTAGATCAGAAAGGCATAGAGATTCTCGCTTAG